In a genomic window of Streptomyces sp. SJL17-4:
- a CDS encoding MarR family transcriptional regulator codes for MTGMTTTEASKDGNEEGVSRFVERFAAELTEAGMQRMASRVFAALLASETASMTSAELAEQLRISPAAVSGAIRYLSQVSMISRERDPGTRRERYVLHNELWYETFTRRDQILVRWEKVLRDGSETLGPDTAAGMRTAETAEFFAFLQREMLGIMDRWAAYRDART; via the coding sequence ATGACCGGCATGACGACCACCGAGGCGAGCAAGGACGGCAACGAGGAGGGCGTGTCCCGCTTCGTGGAGCGCTTCGCCGCCGAACTGACGGAAGCCGGCATGCAGCGCATGGCCTCCCGCGTCTTCGCGGCGCTCCTCGCCTCCGAGACCGCCTCGATGACCTCGGCCGAGCTGGCCGAGCAGCTGCGGATCAGCCCGGCGGCCGTCTCCGGCGCGATCCGCTACCTCAGCCAGGTCAGCATGATCAGCCGCGAACGCGACCCCGGCACCCGGCGCGAGCGGTACGTCCTGCACAACGAGCTCTGGTACGAGACCTTCACCCGCCGCGACCAGATCCTCGTCCGCTGGGAGAAGGTCCTCCGCGACGGTTCCGAGACGCTCGGACCGGACACGGCGGCGGGCATGCGGACGGCCGAGACGGCGGAGTTCTTCGCGTTCCTCCAGCGGGAGATGCTGGGCATCATGGACCGCTGGGCGGCCTACCGGGACGCGCGGACCTAG
- a CDS encoding diacylglycerol kinase, producing the protein MSDHDQLLVIVDPVARRIDGESVRIAKDVLSAGAEAKICLPDSPEEFSRALARRGSRRPVVLGDDRALLRTVALLHRERELAAGALSLVPIGAPDALEIAHALGVPRSTPAAARAVLDGAVRRLDLLVDDSDGVVLGDLCIPGGPATPALASASPTVWGTCRSLVRTLVRPAPTALAVRAHRLRVEADGVLLTDVDTPLESLTVRSVGGTAEVVVHPSALPPRHTTAHVLTVSGPDFRYRADGRVTGPVRRRTWTVLEEAWGLTLPRPQD; encoded by the coding sequence GTGTCGGATCACGACCAGCTGCTGGTCATCGTCGACCCGGTCGCCCGCCGAATTGACGGCGAGTCCGTGCGGATCGCGAAAGATGTGCTGTCCGCGGGCGCGGAGGCGAAGATCTGCCTGCCGGACAGCCCGGAGGAATTCTCCCGCGCCCTGGCCCGGCGCGGCTCACGGCGCCCCGTGGTGCTCGGCGACGACCGTGCGCTGCTGCGGACGGTGGCCCTCCTGCACCGGGAGCGGGAGCTCGCCGCGGGCGCGCTCTCCCTGGTCCCGATAGGTGCCCCGGACGCCCTGGAGATCGCCCACGCCCTCGGCGTGCCGCGCTCGACCCCGGCCGCGGCCCGGGCGGTCCTCGACGGGGCCGTACGGCGCCTCGACCTGCTGGTCGACGACAGCGACGGCGTCGTCCTCGGCGACCTCTGTATCCCCGGCGGTCCTGCCACCCCCGCCCTGGCCTCGGCGTCCCCGACCGTCTGGGGCACCTGCCGCTCCCTCGTCCGCACCCTGGTCCGCCCGGCCCCGACGGCCCTCGCAGTCCGCGCCCACCGGCTGCGGGTGGAGGCGGACGGGGTGCTGCTCACCGATGTCGACACGCCGCTGGAGAGCCTGACGGTCCGCTCGGTCGGCGGTACGGCCGAGGTGGTCGTCCATCCCTCGGCCCTCCCGCCCCGGCACACGACCGCCCACGTCCTCACCGTCTCGGGCCCGGACTTCCGCTACCGCGCGGACGGCCGCGTGACGGGGCCGGTCCGGCGGCGGACGTGGACGGTCCTGGAGGAGGCGTGGGGGCTGACGCTGCCCAGGCCTCAGGACTAG